GTTCTCAAGACTAATTGGTGAAGcctcaaaatttgaataataaaataaaaaaactaattatCGTTTATCAGAAATGGAGCTTGATATGTTTGAACTCAGCCGTCTCATCGCtacatttttttgattaaaagcTTCATTTATTTAACGACTCTATCCTCAGCCGTAATTAAGTCTGAGTTTTGAAATAATTTGTACAATTTTagccaaattttaatttagatttcATTTGAGGGTCTTCTCTTATAGTTAAATTTAGactctaaatttaatatttgctaggatattttacattaatttttatatattatgttaatataaatatataaaatattaaatataaatatttaaatatcatttaaaattaaaatattacagccgctaaaagtaaattttgaaagagataactacacacaaaataaataaaaaacagtAAGACACAAACCGTAAGAAAACTGACCCTTAgctacaaaataataataatttataattaagcaACTCACAGCCCTCCGGTGGCCCTCTCCACGAACTTCACCGGAAAACCGCCTTCCATCTTCGAAGTCAAGTACGTTATGAAGACCGGCTCCGCCCCTTCCTCCAGCGCCGGCACCACCCGGAATCGCCGCAAAACACCGGCGGCCACTCTCTTCATCTGCAAATACGCCATCTCCTTCCCCAGGCAAACCCTCGGTCCCGCCTGAAACACTGTGTATTCATACGGGTCTCTCGGCACGTAGCTCCATTTTCCGGCAGGGCCGGCCTTCTGCAGCCACCTCTCCGGCCGGAATTCCGCCCAGTCCTTCCCCCACAGCTTCTCCGATCTCCCCATTGCGTACGGATGGTAAGTCACGCTCATGCCTTTCTTGACAACCGTCCCGTCCGGCAGCACGTCGTCTGTCACGGCTGTTTTTCCGTCGACGGGGACCGGCGGGTAGAGCCTCATGCTCTCGCTCAGCGCAGCCTGCGTGTAAGCCATGTCCTTCACTTCCTCGTAAATGGTAGCTTCTGATTTGTCATTGATTTCTCTGAGAATCTCGGTTTCGACTTCTGGGTATTTGGCGACCAGCCAGAAGAACCATATCAAGGCGGCGGAGGTGGTGTCTCGGCCGGCCAGTATGAAACTGATGACTATATCCGCCACGAAGGTTTCGTCTGAATGCCCCGAACTCAAGAACCTCGACAACAGATCAGGGGATTCAATCGATGATTTTTCCCTctgttcttccttcttttctccaGTCACTTCCATGGCGAATCTACGAACTTCTTCCACTGCAACTCGAAGCTGCTTTTCCGACCCGACGTCGAGAAAACGCTTGATTTTCCACACCACGGGATGAATCGCTTGGAACCTTTCGCTACTGATCTTGACTGCGCTT
The Diospyros lotus cultivar Yz01 chromosome 12, ASM1463336v1, whole genome shotgun sequence DNA segment above includes these coding regions:
- the LOC127786510 gene encoding cytochrome P450 94A2-like codes for the protein MADLELWASSLLLCFITMVVLFLIKSKSTSSSSLSSSVSPRRYPVIGSLPAIKANQKRIIQWTSDIVRSSPSYTFVLHRPLGRRQVFTADAANVQHILKTHFFNYQKGSFSQSILFDFLGDGIFNADGETWKFQRQVASHEFNTKSLRKFVETVVDAELSDRLIPILSAAAANGDVLDLQDILQRFAFDNICKIAFGYDPAYLLPSLPEAKFAKAFESAVKISSERFQAIHPVVWKIKRFLDVGSEKQLRVAVEEVRRFAMEVTGEKKEEQREKSSIESPDLLSRFLSSGHSDETFVADIVISFILAGRDTTSAALIWFFWLVAKYPEVETEILREINDKSEATIYEEVKDMAYTQAALSESMRLYPPVPVDGKTAVTDDVLPDGTVVKKGMSVTYHPYAMGRSEKLWGKDWAEFRPERWLQKAGPAGKWSYVPRDPYEYTVFQAGPRVCLGKEMAYLQMKRVAAGVLRRFRVVPALEEGAEPVFITYLTSKMEGGFPVKFVERATGGL